The SAR324 cluster bacterium genome contains the following window.
GTAGATAGCATTATCAAAAAATCAATCAAGAATTCATGGACTTAGAAAAAATATTAGCTCTCACAAAGAATTTAAGTGTCCTGATCGTAGAAGATGAACTTGCGTTGCGAGAGTCTTTCCAGTTTCTACTGCAGAACCTATTTGCCGAGGTCGACACCGCAGAAGATGGCCAGGAAGCTCTCAACAAAATGGATGAGCGAGATTACGATATCGTTTTGACGGACCTGAGCATGCCTCGCATGAGTGGATTA
Protein-coding sequences here:
- a CDS encoding response regulator encodes the protein MDLEKILALTKNLSVLIVEDELALRESFQFLLQNLFAEVDTAEDGQEALNKMDERDYDIVLTDLSMPRMSGL